One Takifugu flavidus isolate HTHZ2018 chromosome 3, ASM371156v2, whole genome shotgun sequence genomic window, TCTTCGAAGTGGACGGAATAGTGGAATCACCAGACGGATCATAAATTTTGACTTCACTGTAGAGAGAAAAGAAATTTAACTAAAAAGCACAGGTTTAAGCTCATTATGATGACCGGATTTCAGTGTATGATCTCACCTCTTGTGCTGATACTTGTCTGCCTTTGCCATGGCTTTGCCTGTTCCACTTATTCTTCTAATctgaaaggaggggaaaaatgagTTCTGGAGGAATCGTGTTTCAAAATCAAAAGGCAAGAGAACGTCACAACAGCTTCAAAGTAAAGTCAAGTGTAGTCTGTCAGGGGTGTGTATTATATGCACCAGTCTGTTGAGCTTTATGAAATGTAACatcaaattcaaatgaaattGCAAAATAGATAAATATGAACTTTATACGGATAATTTAAGTGAGGTTTGGGCACTGCTTAACAATATTTAGTTTTACTTACTCCTCTCTCTTCCAGCTGGCGAAGTCTGGCCTCCAGTTTAGCACGGTTCTCTGCTCCCATCTCTGCATTGGTGTCCTCTCCTAGGGCATCATAGCGAATAGCTAGTGCCGCTTTAGCCGCTAGCATTCTGGAGATCTTAAAGGTCACAGCAAAAATAAGAtaatttttgtttattttctgattAGATGGGCATTAGCTAAAATGGTCACCACTGTTCCTGTACTTACTTTGCCTTTATTCTTGGCAGTAGTCTGACCAACAAGGGAAGCGTGGTAGATGAGACCATACTTTGGTGTGTCTTTGCGGGTCTTCAGGGCTCTGAACAGAGCCTTCTCTGCTCCGAGGATCTGCACAGTGGAGGCTGGATGCTTGGCCAGATTCAGAAGGGAGCCTTAAAAAGTAAAATAGAAAAGGTCAATATGATGGTCTCATCAGCACCACCCGAGTGACGTTTAAAGAATACAAGCTCAGATGAGGTAGTGACTTAAAAACATCAATCATtttcagaaaaaagacagaaatgtcgTCATCATCACCGCAGGGGTCTTAGCTCCATTAACTCTATCTGCAAATTACCTGCATGAGAAATGAGACGGGCACCAACCAGCTCGCCCACCATTAATGTTAAGTTAGGGGCTATCGCCATCATTCTGTTCTTCAAGTAGTCATACAGCTGAGTGCGATAATCTGAAATCTCGATCACCTGGGGAAACGATGAAGATGGACAGTTTTATTAAATCGTGTGGATAAATGATGGAATAAGCTCTTACATGAACCTGAAATATTGAGACAGTTCAGATGAGGTAGTGACTGAAAACCTACACATTAGCTTTCAGGATAGAGACaaatgtcatcatcatcaccactgtcaCTTAAGTTTAACCACAAgtttaataaaacaaacctGATCACACAGGTGCATGATGTTGTTAATGTCCTGTTCTGACACCTCTGTTCCCATGGAGATCTCAGCAGCCAATTTAACCTCAGCCTCAATTTCCTCAGGCAGAATCTCCGACAGGTCGGTCGTAGCTACATTTGTGCGATCACCTAAAAGCCAgaaacactttatttaaaaagccatACCCTTAATctatatatttaattttcttGTCAAAAGGCATACAGTAGTTCACAACTTATCCATAATGTGATAATGGGTTAATCATATCACTACAATTGTAAAACAGGTTTTTACCGACATGacggacagatttgcagtaagCCAGGTTGTCCGTGATGATTTTCCCCAGCTCAGGAAAATGCCAACCATACCACTCTCTGCAGCGCATAATGTAATTGTTAAGTTCCTTATCCAGGTCATCCAGAAGGGctgagaaaacaaagaaagccaGACAAAGATTTCAGATTTGATCAATAAATAGTAAGGAAAATCACTGTTAACAAATCGTCAAGATTTTCACAATATTactgacttgaaaatgtatattttggaCTCACGATTAAACAGTTTGAAATATTTATTCCACAAAGACAACTTAATTTCTGCAAGTGTTAAACCAAGCATGATAAATGGATGTAAGCATGAGGAAAATGACTTACAGATGGCCTGGACAATCATTGTGTCCACTTTATCTGGGCTAAACTTCAGTTTGTAGCGGGATAAACTGGTAAACACAAAGAACATTTCATTGTCATTGAGCCATTTCACACTCAAAAGTGATATTTCCAAATCAGTAGTGAGAGCAACTGCCTCAGTGGTAGTGACGAATGCTGAAATAAATCCACAGGGAAGTTTCAGACAGCAAGTGTAATCATGGGCAGTTGGATGCTACAAAGCACATTTTTTTGAGTCATTTACCTGTGAGCAAGTCCCAGAGACATGGCAGCCATCTCTCTGGAAGGAAGTCCAGTGATGAGGCTCTCCACCTGACTCCTGATACATCTCATTAGTTCACAGACTGCTGGGCTGTGAATACAGCTCAGGTCTAGTTTTTCCTGAAAACAGTAGCATTTAGAGGTATGATTCTTTGCAGCTGTGtataactaaaaaaaacaaaacaacaactgttGTGTCACTTACCTTTATAACGCCACCCAGTTTCACATCACTGATGGCCAGCTGCTCATGAGCTTCCTTGGCAACAATTTTCTTAAGCACTTTCTTCAAGTTCTTGCCAATTTTTCCCTCAACGAGGGCAGTGGCAGCTATCAACAAATGTAAGAATTATCTCACAAAATGCCAGAAAATGACTGCAGAATTTGTATAATACTATTAACCTGTAACTGCTACAGTATTTAATACACTGAAGGGCAGAAATCATTAAtagttttttctttatctttactATCTACTGACATAATGTAGTCTCAGTGGTAGTGACGAGTGCTATGAAATACCTCATTGACCACACAGATATCAGAATTAGTGCACAAAATGTATATTACCTGCTAATGCCTCTGTTGTGTCCTGGAATTTCTCAAAGTGCTTCAGTTTcacactaaaaaaaataaaaacagcagcaatCATTTAATGAGAACAATCGATGACGACGGCCAATTAGTGTACATAAAAAGCCGCTCAAAAAAGGTTAAGTAGTGGAATAAATATTGGTACTTTACTTCACTTACATTTTATTCGCCTTTTCAGGAGTTTCAAACTCTTTATGCAGGCTGTCGACCTGTTGCAGTTTGGATTCATCGAGAACCTGCAAGTAtacagaatatatatatatgaataacCGTGCATGCTCTTAAAGTAAAATACTAAACTACAGTGATATTTGGTGTATACATAAAGGggtgaaaagcaaacaaaatgtcatttaattaaTGCACAAGCACccaaatgtttgaaatgctAAAGTCTGAACTTGTACACGTGGTTACAAGGCCTGCTGAAGGCTAACGAGCTTAGAGTCTACACGAGCATTTCTTACCACACGTTTtcgcatttgttttttttagcacatttgttatcttgaaaaaaaaaacacttttacagatctatttttttcttattaCCTACACCAAACGGGTATGTACTGATATGAACTAGTTGTGTAGCTAAAGCTAGCACGCTATAGAAAAGTATGGTCGTGCTCCACTAAATGAGAGGAAAAGATAAATCTTACTTTGAATATTGCGTATCCGGCAGCGGTctcaaacaaaacaagcatGTTTGCAGATGTGTCGATAGTTTTTATGAATTTGATCGCTCTCTCACTAGAGAGCTCCTGATTTTCCTCCAGTCACCACGCTGCTGGACGAGAATTCCGGTCCACGCGGGGGAAGCAGCAGCCGGAAACTCCTGGGTTGCCAAATATTGTCAGCCAAATGACGTGTCGGAAGACATGATTTAAAAATTATATTGAGTCAAATAGATTTTGGTCATATtatacagaacacacacacacacacacacacacacacacaaatatgtatgcgtgtgtgcgtgtgtgtgtagtgcGTTGTTCTCCCTCTGCATAGTACAAGACTTTAAACCCTCAACCTGGCAACCCAAGTAAAGCGTCACAAAACTTTACGTTATATTCACATCCAAAAAAGGCTTTCGCAAAGGTCATTTAACAATATTCCAAATTGGATACaaatcaaaattaaaacaaCGCTTTTGCTGTCGAACACGATTTACAACGTTAAaaattatttcagttttttttaaaaactttttccGCTTGTAACGGAAGTGACGAACGTTTGTAGCGAACGTAGAAAAACACGGACATGTGAGACCAGCATGCTCAACAACACAAATTTACTGCAGGTAGACGTCGTTGTCGAACAAAAGTTAATTTGAACGTACGAAATGAACGAATCGAGGCATTATCCTCCGCCGGACTTCACCCGGCCCCCTCCAGACTTTATTCAGCCATtccaccagcaacagcagccccGCACAAGCAGCTTCCAGCCCAGCATGTGGAGCTGGGCTGACGCACCGAGAGAGCCCGGCTGGGACAGCGCCCGAGCCGGCTGGCAGGGGGGAGCAGGAGCTGGGATTGGTTTCAGTTCAAACCGTGGACACTATGCACCAAGACGTCCATACGGTAAGTTATACAGAGACATCTGCACAGCAATATAACGCTGTGCAGTTATAAGTGGCATTGCCTAGTAGACCTCACAAATGCTACAGGATCATTTGCTTGAAATATTATAAATGTTATTTATCTGTCTATTTAGTGTGATTGTTAATAGACAGTGTCcatctgttgttttttgtcatGCATCTTCAATCTTGTGTTTAGGTCAACATTTTGCTGGACATCGAGGGGGAAGACACAACTATGGACCGAGCAACCATCAAGGGCACAAGGTAGCTGTTGGATCACACTTGGTTGTGGCTTGGCCCTTGTGTGTTAAAATAACAATATGTTTTTAATAGACACATAGTTAATTGTTCTATGTAAAACCtaccacagaaaaacaaaaaggaaccAGAGTATTCCCACTTTTGTGACACCTGTGATCGGGGCTTCAAAAACCAAGAAAAATATGATGAGCATATCTCTCAGCATGTAAAGGTAATTCTGTTCTCTCTACAAGATAATGTATGTGTTTCATGCCATTTGTTGTACTACATCATTTCTGCTGTATGACTCCTTTAAATCTTACCTTTCAGTGTTCAGTACCAGACTGCAACTTCATGGCACACGAAAAAATAGTCAACATTCACTGGAAAAATGTAAGTGGATTATCTCCATGTGTGCATGAACATGTAGTTGTTCGGATTTCCCTTTGCTTTTAtcgtctttattttttttttaacctgactACAGAACCATGCATCTGGAGCAAAGAGAATCAAGCTTGACACACCAGAGGAG contains:
- the nop58 gene encoding nucleolar protein 58 isoform X1, with the protein product MLVLFETAAGYAIFKVLDESKLQQVDSLHKEFETPEKANKIVKLKHFEKFQDTTEALAAATALVEGKIGKNLKKVLKKIVAKEAHEQLAISDVKLGGVIKEKLDLSCIHSPAVCELMRCIRSQVESLITGLPSREMAAMSLGLAHSLSRYKLKFSPDKVDTMIVQAISLLDDLDKELNNYIMRCREWYGWHFPELGKIITDNLAYCKSVRHVGDRTNVATTDLSEILPEEIEAEVKLAAEISMGTEVSEQDINNIMHLCDQVIEISDYRTQLYDYLKNRMMAIAPNLTLMVGELVGARLISHAGSLLNLAKHPASTVQILGAEKALFRALKTRKDTPKYGLIYHASLVGQTTAKNKGKISRMLAAKAALAIRYDALGEDTNAEMGAENRAKLEARLRQLEERGIRRISGTGKAMAKADKYQHKSEVKIYDPSGDSTIPSTSKKRKFEEVAEDEPETPAAKIKKPKKEPVEEEESAAPAVETPKKKKKKEKRAAEAEEPEEESTVTESTEKKKKKKKKVKVEENDE
- the nop58 gene encoding nucleolar protein 58 isoform X2, with translation MLVLFETAAGYAIFKVLDESKLQQVDSLHKEFETPEKANKIVKLKHFEKFQDTTEALAAATALVEGKIGKNLKKVLKKIVAKEAHEQLAISDVKLGGVIKEKLDLSCIHSPAVCELMRCIRSQVESLITGLPSREMAAMSLGLAHSLSRYKLKFSPDKVDTMIVQAISLLDDLDKELNNYIMRCREWYGWHFPELGKIITDNLAYCKSVRHVGDRTNVATTDLSEILPEEIEAEVKLAAEISMGTEVSEQDINNIMHLCDQVIEISDYRTQLYDYLKNRMMAIAPNLTLMVGELVGARLISHAGSLLNLAKHPASTVQILGAEKALFRALKTRKDTPKYGLIYHASLVGQTTAKNKGKISRMLAAKAALAIRYDALGEDTNAEMGAENRAKLEARLRQLEERGIRRISGTGKAMAKADKYQHKSEVKIYDPSGDSTIPSTSKKRKFEEVAEDEPETPAAKIKKPKKEPVEEESAAPAVETPKKKKKKEKRAAEAEEPEEESTVTESTEKKKKKKKKVKVEENDE